The nucleotide sequence TTCCGGTAGGGCTGCGTGGCCTGGTGGTCGCGGGTCTGCTCGCCGCGCTCATGAGCTCGCTGTCCTCCGTGTTCAACTCCACCTCCACGCTCGTCACGCTCGACGTGTACAAGCGCCTGCATCCGGAGGCCTCCGAGCGCCGCCTGGTGGTGGTGGGTCAGCTCACGACCGCTGCCCTGGTGGGGCTGGGCCTGCTGTGGATCCCGCTGATGGACCGCATCTCCGGGCAGCTCTACCAGTACCTGCAGAGCGTCCAGGCCTACATCTCGCCGCCGATCGCCGCGGTATTCCTGGCGGGGCTGCTCTGGCGGCGCGTGAACGCGCCGGGCGCGGTGGCCGCGCTGGGCACCGGCTTCGTGCTGGGCGTCGGTCGCCTTATTGCGGAGATCCTGAAGGACCGCCTGGACGGGTTCTGGTTCCGGTTCGCCGACATGAACTTCCTCCACTTCGCGGTCGTGCTCTTCCTCGTGTGCAGCGCGGTGCTGATCGGTGTGAGCCTGCTGACGCCGGAGCCGCCTCCGGAGAAGGTCGAAGGGCTCACGTTGGCCACGCGCGTGCGTGCCCAGGGTCCGCGGGGCCCGGGCTGGCACCGGCTGGACGTCGTGCTGAGCGCCGTGCTGGTCGCCGCCGTGATCGTGCTCTGGGCGGTCTTCTCGTGAGCGTCCGGCGTACGCTGCGCGCCTGGAGCGTGCGTCCCGCGGCTGTGCTGGCCGTGGTGGTCCTGTACGCCTGCGGTCCCGCCGTGGCGACGTCGACGGCGCCGACCACGGGCGCCGCGCTCGAGCCCGCGACCGGGTACGCACCGGCCCGCGATCTGGGTCCCCTGTTCCACGCCGTGCAGATGGCGGAGGTGTACCAGGACTCCAAGACCTTCGTGGACGCGCTCCCGCGGGCGCGGCCGGCCGCGATCCTGCGTGGGTGGGACAGCCTCCGTGCGAGCGGTGCAGTGGATCTGGAGCCCTTCGTCGCGCGGTGGTTCGATCCTCCACCGGTCATCGGCGGCGGAGACGTCGGATCCACCGACGACATGGAGGCGCACATCCGTGCGCTCTGGCCGGTCCTGACCCGGCCGCCGGACGATCCGTCGGGGCTCTCCTCGCTGATCCCGCTCCCGCACCGCTACGTCGTGCCCGGGGGCCGCTTCCGCGAGGTGTACTACTGGGACTCGTACTTCACCATGCTGGGGCTGGTCGCGAGCGGCCGCGTCGATCTCGTGCGCGACATGCTGCGCAACTTTGCATTCCTGGTCCGAACGCTGGGCTTCGTCCCGAACGGCAACCGCTCGTACTACCGCAGTCGGAGTCAGCCCCCGTTCCTGGCCGCCATGGTGGGCCTCTACGCCCAGGCGGCCGATACCGCCGCGGCGCTGGAGTTCCTGCCTGCGCTGCTGGACGAGCACGCGTTCTGGATGGCGGGCGCCGGGTCCGTGGCCCCGGGCACCGCGCACCAGCGCGTGGTGCGGTTGCCGGACGGCGCGGTGCTCAACCGCTACTGGGACGATCGCGCCGAGCCCCGGCCGGAGTCCTATCGCGAGGACGTGCGTCTCGCCGAACGGCTACCGCCGGGGCGTCGCCCCGCACTGTACCGGGAGATCCGCGCGACGGCGGAGAGCGGGTGGGACTTCTCGAGCCGTTGGCTGCGCGATCCTGCGGATCTGACGACCCTGGAGACGACGAGCCGGGCGCCGGTGGACCTGAACAGCCTCCTGGTCCATGCGGAGCAGACCCTGGCCGCCCTGCTGCGGGCGCGAGGCGCCACTGGTGACTCCGCCCGCGCCGCCGAACTCAGCCGGGCCGCGGCACTTCGGCAGGCCGCACTCCTGCGCGCCGCCTGGGATCCCGACGACGGCTTCTTCTACGACGTGCGCTGGAGGGACGGGACGCGCGTGCGGGACCGTCCCACGCTCGCCGGCGCGGTACCCGTGTTCTTCGGTCTGGCGGACCCCGGTCAGGCGCGGCGTGTGGCGGAGACGCTCGAGAGGGACTTCCTCCGCCCGGGCGGTCTGGTCACCACGGAGGTCCGCTCCGGACAGCAGTGGGATGCGCCGAACGGATGGGCTCCGCTGCAGTGGATGGGCATCTCGGCGCTGTGCGCGGCGGGACGGGCCACGCTCGCCGCGGAGGCGCGCTCCCGTTGGCTGGCCTTGAACCGCCGGACCTGGCGGAGCACGGGGCGCATGATGGAGAAGTACGACGTGGAGGATCCGGACCGGCCCGCGGGCGGCGGGGAATACCCCACGCAGGACGGCTTCGGATGGACGAACGGGGTGGCGTTGGCCCTGTCACTGCACGCGGACGGCGTCGCCGACACCCTCGGCGTGCCGGCCCTGCGCTGCGCCGCGCTGGACGCCGAGGACTCTCCGAGGTCCTGACGGCGGCGGGCCCACCGTTCGCTCTCGCTCGGGGCGCCGTATCGGGAGACGCCGTCGCGGGGTGCGACGCGGTGCGGGAGGACGCAGGGCGGCGTATAGTCTCCGGCGCCGTTGCCCGCCTGTGCCACTCCGGAGGCCCCATGCGTCGTTCCGCTTTCCTGGTGCTCGCCCTGCTGCCCGCGCCCGCGACGCTGCGAGCGCAGGACTACGATCCGAACTACCTCGCCACCTTCTCCATCATCGCCCGGGATCCCTCCACCGGGGAGCTCGGGATGGGCGTGCAGTCGAAGGCGTTCGCCGCCGGGAATCGGGCCATGACGGCGAAGGGTGGCGTGGCCATCGTCGCGCACCAGGCGGCGGCGAATCCGATGTACGGACCGCTGGGGATCCAGCTCATCGAAGCGGGCTACCCGCCGGAGGAAGCGCTGGCCATGCTCGTCGCCAGCGACGAGGGCCGGGATCGTCGGCAGGTGGCGATGATGGATCAGCAGGGCCGCACGGCCGCCTGGACCGGCACCGGCGCCAACGACTGGAAGGGGCATCGCTGCGGACGGGACTACTGTGCGCAGGGCAACATCCTGACGGGTGCGGAGGTGGTGGACGCGATGGCCCGCTCCTTCGAGTCCTCCAACGGCCCGCTCGCCGAGCGGCTGCTCGAAGCGCTGGATGCCGCACAGGCGGCGGGTGGGGACGCGCGCGGGATGCAGTCGGGAGCGCTGCTGGTGGTGCGGCCGCGCGTGAACGGCGGATTCAGCGATCGCGCGGTCGACATCCGGGTGGACGACCACACGCGTCCGCTCGAGGAGCTGCGCCGGATCCTGGAGCTGCAGCGCTCCGGCGAGATCATCCAGGACGCGAACCGGGCGGTGGCCGCGGGAGATCTCGACGCCGGCCTGGAGCGGGCGCGGGCGGCCACGGAGCTGGCGCCCCGGAACGACAACGCCTGGGTGGCGCTGGCCAACGTGCAGGCGCGCCGGGGGGAGACGGATGCCGCCTTCGAGTCGCTCATGCGGGCCGTCGAGTTGAATCCGGGACGGCGTCGAACCCTGCCGCGCGATTCCAACTTCGAGCGCCTGCGGAACGACGCGCGCTTCCGCCGGCTCGTGGGTGGGTGAGACCGTGGCCGGCAAGCGGTACGACCGGGCCTACTTCGATCGTTGGTACCGAGGCGACCAACGCGTCGGCTCGCGCGCCGCGCTCGAGCGCAAGGTGACGTTGGCGGTGGCGGTGGCGGAGATCGTGCTGGGCCGCCCGTTGCGTTCGGTGCTGGACGTGGGGTGCGGCGAGGCTCGCTGGCAGCCGGTCCTGGCCCGGTTGCGTCCCCGGTCCACATATCTCGGCATCGATGCCAGCGCGTACGCCGTCGAGCGCTACGGCGCGCGGCGCAACGTCCGGCAGGGGTCCTTCGAGGACCTCCACCTGCACGTGTTCGAGCGGCCCTTCGACCTGGTGGTGTGCGCGGACGTGCTCCACTATCTGACCCGGCCGCAGATCGTGGCGGGCCTGGAGGCGCTGGTGCCCCTCGTGGGCGGCGTGGCCTTCCTGGAGACGTACACCAGCGGCGACGACATCGTGGGCGATCATCACGATTTCCAGAAGCGCTCGGCATCCACGTACCGGCGGCTGTTCGCCGACGCCGGCCTGGTGCACTGCGGCATGCACTCGTGGGTGCGCGCGGACCAGGTGCGCGACCTGACCGAGCTCGAGGTCTGCGGCTGAGCCGGGCCCATCCGCCACGAGGCTTCCCACCACCCCCACCGTCGGAGTTCTCCCTACAGTCGGACGCACCGGCGACCCCGTACCGTCCAACCAGTGGGAGGACGGCTCCCCCGTGGAGCGCCCGATCCAGTCCTCGGTACGGAGGTGCTGCATGAAGCGCGTGGCCTGCCTGTCCCTGGTCTCCGCCCTTGCCTGCGCGAACGAGTCGCCGGGACCGTCGCCCGCCGAGACACTCGCCCTGGATACGCTGCGTACCGCCGAGGCGGCCTACGATCCGGCGGCGTTCGATTCCATTTCCTGGGAGAACCCCGCGGCGGCCAACGAACGGGGTGCGGTCGTCTTCCGCTTCAGCTGCGAGAAGTGCCACGGGCCGCGCGGGTATGGGGACGGTGGCTTCGTTTCCCGCGGGGACACGGTCCGCCCGCCGTCCTTCCGCGAATCGGACTGGCGCTTCGTGGAGGACCACGAAGGGCTGCGGCGTCACATCTTCGTGGGCACGGCGGACGGCATGCCGCACTGGGGGCTCGAAGGGCTCAAGCCGCGAGACGTCGATGCGGTCGCGCACTATCTGCGCGAAGGGCTGCGCACCACGTCCTGACCGGCACCCGCGGGGAGGGGCGGCTCTGCGCGCGCTCCTCCTCCGTTGCCCGGCTGGCAGACGAGCCCCGTTCGGCACGCCGGCCCCGCGCGCCGTCAGCGCCTCGGCGCGGCCTGCGCCAGACGCATCGCGGAGGCCCGATCGGGCCCGGCGTAGCAGTGTGCCCCACCCTGGCGCCTGCACGCCCGGATCCCTATAGATCAGTCCGCTTTTCGTAGCACGCTCGATTCCCTCCCGTGAGCCTCCCGCCGGCTCCGTCATCGAGCGACACGCCGCGACCACATCTACGCATCGTGCGGCTGTGCACGCGCCGACGCTCCGGACCGGCCTCCGGTCTCCGGAACGAGCGTCGTCGTGCCGTTGCACGTGGGGGATGGGGCCGCGCGCGGTTTCCGCGCGGCGTCCAGGGACCGACCCGGGCGCCGTCACTCCCACTCGTTCGACGGAGACCATCCCATGACCAGAGACAACCCCCGAAACCCACGGCCGGCGCCACGCGGGCGCAGGCGAGCGCTGGCATGGATCCTGGCGTTGGGCCTGTTCCCGATCCCCGCCGCCGCGCAGAG is from Gemmatimonadota bacterium and encodes:
- a CDS encoding methyltransferase domain-containing protein: MGETVAGKRYDRAYFDRWYRGDQRVGSRAALERKVTLAVAVAEIVLGRPLRSVLDVGCGEARWQPVLARLRPRSTYLGIDASAYAVERYGARRNVRQGSFEDLHLHVFERPFDLVVCADVLHYLTRPQIVAGLEALVPLVGGVAFLETYTSGDDIVGDHHDFQKRSASTYRRLFADAGLVHCGMHSWVRADQVRDLTELEVCG
- the treF gene encoding alpha,alpha-trehalase TreF, which produces MSVRRTLRAWSVRPAAVLAVVVLYACGPAVATSTAPTTGAALEPATGYAPARDLGPLFHAVQMAEVYQDSKTFVDALPRARPAAILRGWDSLRASGAVDLEPFVARWFDPPPVIGGGDVGSTDDMEAHIRALWPVLTRPPDDPSGLSSLIPLPHRYVVPGGRFREVYYWDSYFTMLGLVASGRVDLVRDMLRNFAFLVRTLGFVPNGNRSYYRSRSQPPFLAAMVGLYAQAADTAAALEFLPALLDEHAFWMAGAGSVAPGTAHQRVVRLPDGAVLNRYWDDRAEPRPESYREDVRLAERLPPGRRPALYREIRATAESGWDFSSRWLRDPADLTTLETTSRAPVDLNSLLVHAEQTLAALLRARGATGDSARAAELSRAAALRQAALLRAAWDPDDGFFYDVRWRDGTRVRDRPTLAGAVPVFFGLADPGQARRVAETLERDFLRPGGLVTTEVRSGQQWDAPNGWAPLQWMGISALCAAGRATLAAEARSRWLALNRRTWRSTGRMMEKYDVEDPDRPAGGGEYPTQDGFGWTNGVALALSLHADGVADTLGVPALRCAALDAEDSPRS
- a CDS encoding c-type cytochrome, whose protein sequence is MKRVACLSLVSALACANESPGPSPAETLALDTLRTAEAAYDPAAFDSISWENPAAANERGAVVFRFSCEKCHGPRGYGDGGFVSRGDTVRPPSFRESDWRFVEDHEGLRRHIFVGTADGMPHWGLEGLKPRDVDAVAHYLREGLRTTS
- a CDS encoding DUF1028 domain-containing protein; the protein is MRRSAFLVLALLPAPATLRAQDYDPNYLATFSIIARDPSTGELGMGVQSKAFAAGNRAMTAKGGVAIVAHQAAANPMYGPLGIQLIEAGYPPEEALAMLVASDEGRDRRQVAMMDQQGRTAAWTGTGANDWKGHRCGRDYCAQGNILTGAEVVDAMARSFESSNGPLAERLLEALDAAQAAGGDARGMQSGALLVVRPRVNGGFSDRAVDIRVDDHTRPLEELRRILELQRSGEIIQDANRAVAAGDLDAGLERARAATELAPRNDNAWVALANVQARRGETDAAFESLMRAVELNPGRRRTLPRDSNFERLRNDARFRRLVGG